One Pseudomonas sp. FP1742 genomic window carries:
- a CDS encoding GFA family protein → MGELHTGGCHCGQIRYQFSGPLRDIAHCHCSICRRVSGGIVTTWITVPASAFAWVAGTPSRYGSSSTCTRYFCPNCGAQLALVTTLSPESIDVTIATLEHPEQAPAERHIWTSSRLPWLHLDEHLPGETEEQL, encoded by the coding sequence ATGGGCGAACTTCACACTGGCGGCTGCCACTGCGGACAAATCCGCTATCAATTCAGCGGGCCGTTGCGGGATATCGCCCACTGCCATTGCTCGATTTGCCGGCGGGTCAGCGGCGGGATCGTGACCACCTGGATCACCGTGCCTGCCTCGGCATTTGCCTGGGTCGCGGGTACGCCATCCCGGTATGGCTCATCATCCACTTGCACGCGGTATTTCTGCCCCAACTGCGGGGCGCAATTGGCGCTGGTGACAACGCTCAGTCCCGAAAGCATCGACGTGACTATCGCCACCCTCGAGCATCCCGAGCAGGCGCCGGCCGAGCGGCATATCTGGACGAGTAGTCGGTTGCCCTGGCTGCATCTGGACGAACATTTGCCTGGCGAGACCGAAGAACAACTCTGA